The Marinilongibacter aquaticus genome has a window encoding:
- a CDS encoding sulfatase family protein encodes MFRKKTHLVFLLCSFVALSCSHSYKKERPNIIFILTDDQRWDALGFAGNPIIQTPEMDKLAANGIYFENAFVSTPICAASRASLFTGLHERTHNFNFSTGDVRQEYMNRAYPVLLKQNGYYTGFFGKFGVKYTGKDSLFNSFDFYDRANKPDKRSYFYKTIGADTVHLTRFTGQQALDFIENAPNEKPFCLSLSFSAPHAADGAPDQYFWQDDVDSLYQDIVIPDPQLAEDSYFEALPEKVRAGFNRLRWTWRFDTPEKYQHSVKGYFRMISGIDREIAKIRAKLKEKGLDKNTVIILMGDNGYFLGERQLAGKWLMYDNSLRVPMIVYDPREKQHKKINQMVLNIDVPATILDLAGIKKPQSWQGRSLLHTEEQARDTLLVEHLWEFESIPPSEGTRTSELKYFRYVNDPTIEELYDLSKDPLETHNLASEPSWQDTKLKMRAQLETLSHQYTDEYSAPPKNLQLENSHNVLQFTWALPETAKSQKAYQILLASSKENILNNIGDLWDSGHSESEKNEAEWAKFDLKKDKKVFWKVRIWDDQNYTSRYSSVQEISF; translated from the coding sequence ATGTTCAGAAAAAAGACTCATTTGGTGTTTCTGCTGTGCTCTTTTGTGGCACTTTCATGCAGTCATTCTTACAAAAAAGAAAGGCCAAACATCATTTTCATCCTCACCGACGACCAACGCTGGGATGCTCTTGGTTTTGCCGGAAACCCCATCATCCAAACGCCAGAAATGGATAAATTGGCTGCAAACGGTATCTATTTCGAAAACGCTTTCGTTTCGACACCGATTTGTGCAGCAAGTAGGGCCTCTCTTTTCACGGGTTTACACGAACGCACCCACAATTTCAATTTCAGTACGGGCGATGTGCGACAAGAATATATGAATCGAGCCTATCCTGTTCTCTTAAAACAGAATGGCTATTACACTGGATTTTTCGGCAAGTTTGGCGTAAAATATACCGGAAAGGATTCTTTGTTCAATTCGTTCGACTTTTACGATCGAGCCAATAAACCCGATAAGCGGAGCTATTTCTACAAAACAATCGGAGCCGACACCGTTCACCTTACACGATTCACAGGTCAGCAAGCCTTGGATTTCATCGAAAACGCCCCGAATGAAAAACCCTTTTGTTTGTCGCTGAGTTTCAGTGCCCCACATGCAGCCGATGGAGCCCCTGACCAATATTTTTGGCAAGATGATGTAGACAGCCTCTATCAAGACATTGTCATTCCCGACCCTCAACTGGCCGAAGACAGCTATTTCGAAGCCTTACCCGAAAAGGTACGGGCGGGTTTCAACCGTTTACGCTGGACTTGGCGATTCGACACTCCCGAAAAGTACCAACACAGTGTGAAAGGTTATTTCCGGATGATTTCGGGAATTGATCGCGAGATTGCCAAAATCAGGGCAAAACTGAAAGAAAAGGGTTTAGACAAGAACACCGTCATTATTCTTATGGGCGACAACGGTTACTTTTTGGGGGAAAGGCAGCTTGCGGGCAAATGGCTCATGTACGACAATTCGCTTCGCGTGCCCATGATTGTCTATGATCCCCGAGAAAAACAGCACAAAAAAATCAATCAAATGGTGCTGAATATCGACGTACCCGCCACTATTCTGGACTTGGCAGGCATAAAGAAACCCCAATCTTGGCAAGGCCGAAGCCTACTGCATACAGAGGAACAGGCTCGAGATACACTTTTGGTCGAACATTTATGGGAATTCGAATCCATCCCTCCGAGCGAAGGCACACGTACAAGCGAACTGAAATACTTTCGCTATGTCAATGACCCCACAATCGAAGAATTGTACGACCTGAGCAAAGACCCGCTCGAAACCCATAATTTGGCCTCCGAGCCTTCTTGGCAAGACACAAAATTGAAAATGAGAGCACAGCTCGAAACGCTTTCACACCAATATACGGATGAGTACAGTGCTCCCCCTAAAAATTTACAATTGGAAAATAGCCACAATGTCCTTCAATTCACTTGGGCACTCCCCGAAACCGCCAAAAGCCAAAAAGCTTATCAAATATTACTCGCTTCTTCAAAAGAAAATATTTTAAACAATATTGGAGACCTCTGGGATTCGGGCCACAGTGAAAGCGAAAAAAATGAAGCAGAGTGGGCCAAATTCGATTTGAAAAAGGATAAAAAGGTATTTTGGAAGGTTCGCATTTGGGATGATCAAAATTATACCAGTCGCTACAGCTCGGTGCAAGAAATCAGTTTCTAA
- a CDS encoding BatD family protein, whose translation MRIPWLLFFLILGFSAYSQEQEVNIFFSPNAIEVGERVELRIVVRGAQSDKVSELPDFENFKKEGRTVKHERVSVGGKFILQHTITQPYTAEEAGNFQLEAQEFAVNDRPYRTPALLVTVHNPEEPSEELLQETKDAKNALLFLFVNKKNIYVGESIHIHLAFYVSNQNTQNWEFPSNLSQWIAQAGGQLKPKNCLESKVNISAIARDSSRIGGQAYQRYKLFEAVYYPLTDEDIVFPALTLPMNKVVFLEGDSTQTEKVNFSSRSFTVGVKPLPDSPLKNKVSVGHFDLRELTKFSLVQTGKVLNYSLELKGIGNANTLAFTKPQNDDKMDFYPPTSTVKQRNGSEFGSRTFNFKLFPKDSGKIDLGEYFNWVYFDTQKGVYDTLRAGQTINVTGKRIETYAANTGDIFDNLAEQSISNEETNFREMAKTLTNVILFVMLVGMLFIFDFKRK comes from the coding sequence ATGCGAATACCGTGGCTTTTGTTCTTTCTCATTTTGGGATTCTCGGCCTACTCTCAAGAACAAGAGGTGAATATCTTTTTTTCACCCAATGCAATAGAGGTGGGCGAAAGAGTAGAACTTCGCATTGTGGTACGCGGTGCACAATCCGACAAAGTTTCTGAGCTGCCCGATTTCGAAAACTTCAAAAAAGAGGGGCGTACCGTAAAGCACGAGCGGGTTTCTGTTGGCGGCAAATTCATTTTACAGCATACTATCACCCAGCCCTATACCGCCGAAGAAGCGGGCAATTTCCAACTCGAAGCCCAAGAATTTGCGGTAAACGATAGACCCTACCGCACCCCTGCCCTTCTGGTCACGGTGCACAATCCCGAAGAACCCAGCGAAGAGCTTTTGCAAGAAACCAAAGACGCCAAAAACGCCCTGCTTTTTTTGTTTGTAAACAAAAAAAACATCTATGTGGGCGAAAGTATACATATCCACTTGGCTTTCTATGTATCGAACCAAAACACGCAAAATTGGGAGTTCCCTAGCAACCTTTCCCAATGGATCGCCCAAGCCGGTGGGCAATTGAAACCCAAAAATTGTTTGGAAAGCAAAGTGAACATTTCGGCTATTGCCCGGGATAGCTCAAGAATTGGCGGACAAGCCTATCAGCGGTATAAACTTTTCGAAGCCGTGTATTATCCGCTAACAGACGAAGACATCGTTTTTCCGGCATTGACTTTGCCCATGAACAAGGTCGTGTTTTTGGAAGGCGATTCGACCCAAACAGAAAAAGTCAATTTCAGTTCGAGAAGCTTTACCGTGGGCGTGAAACCCTTGCCTGACAGCCCCTTGAAAAACAAAGTGTCTGTGGGGCATTTTGATTTACGCGAACTCACCAAATTTTCGCTGGTCCAAACCGGAAAAGTGCTCAACTACAGCTTGGAACTCAAAGGCATTGGCAATGCCAATACCTTGGCCTTCACCAAACCGCAGAACGACGACAAAATGGATTTTTATCCACCCACCAGTACCGTGAAGCAAAGAAACGGCAGTGAGTTTGGCTCACGAACCTTCAACTTTAAGCTTTTCCCTAAAGACTCTGGAAAAATAGATTTGGGAGAGTATTTCAATTGGGTTTATTTTGACACGCAAAAAGGAGTTTATGATACTTTGCGAGCGGGACAGACCATCAATGTCACGGGAAAAAGAATCGAAACTTACGCCGCAAACACTGGCGATATCTTTGACAACCTGGCCGAGCAGTCTATTTCCAACGAAGAAACGAATTTCCGAGAAATGGCGAAAACGCTGACCAACGTCATTTTATTTGTCATGCTCGTGGGCATGCTCTTTATTTTTGATTTTAAACGCAAATAG
- a CDS encoding phosphoribosyltransferase family protein — MEDIKEVELLLDSEKTLQKIKRMAFQIYENNFSEKKLVIAGINGEGFSLAEKIVEHLRVITDKEIFLAKIGLDKRAESQPDIQIECDEIDTFRKKTVVIVDDVLNTGRTVAYSLRPFLSIPLKKIQVAVLVDRDYLLYPIHADYVGYSLSTTLNDHVKVVLSDEKELGVYLY, encoded by the coding sequence ATGGAAGATATAAAAGAGGTGGAATTGCTTCTGGATAGCGAAAAGACTTTACAGAAGATAAAAAGGATGGCTTTCCAAATCTACGAGAATAATTTCTCTGAGAAAAAATTGGTTATCGCCGGTATCAATGGAGAGGGTTTTTCGTTGGCCGAAAAAATTGTAGAGCACTTGCGGGTTATCACCGATAAGGAGATTTTTCTGGCGAAAATCGGTTTGGATAAAAGGGCGGAATCGCAACCTGATATCCAGATTGAATGTGATGAAATCGACACATTTAGAAAGAAAACTGTGGTGATCGTAGACGATGTGTTGAATACAGGCCGCACGGTAGCTTATAGTTTACGCCCTTTTTTATCGATTCCTTTAAAGAAAATCCAAGTGGCGGTTTTGGTTGATCGCGATTATCTGCTTTATCCCATTCATGCCGACTATGTGGGTTATAGCCTTTCTACGACGTTGAACGACCATGTGAAAGTAGTATTAAGCGACGAAAAGGAACTGGGCGTGTATTTGTACTGA
- a CDS encoding nuclear transport factor 2 family protein: MVRFFSLVCIGLLLSVNLFAQETAEELIISTIDRFFEGMRTADEAKIRETLAENCSLRTVVKSDSSGRISVLDENVERFIHAVTQKREGLVFDERILDYQIKVDAEMAMAWAPYTFYVNRRRVHCGVNLFTLVYMDEQWKIVSIIDTRRHEPCPSE, from the coding sequence ATGGTACGATTTTTTAGTCTGGTCTGCATAGGCCTTCTGTTGTCGGTCAATCTCTTTGCCCAAGAAACGGCCGAAGAATTGATCATTTCAACAATAGACCGCTTTTTTGAAGGGATGCGAACAGCAGACGAAGCCAAAATACGCGAGACATTGGCCGAGAATTGCTCATTACGTACTGTAGTGAAAAGCGATAGCTCTGGGCGAATAAGCGTATTGGACGAAAATGTGGAGCGTTTTATTCACGCCGTAACCCAAAAAAGAGAAGGTTTGGTTTTCGATGAACGTATACTCGATTATCAGATCAAGGTTGATGCCGAAATGGCGATGGCTTGGGCTCCATATACGTTTTATGTAAACCGACGACGTGTACATTGCGGAGTGAATCTTTTCACGCTGGTCTATATGGATGAACAATGGAAAATTGTAAGCATTATCGATACACGGCGTCATGAACCTTGCCCAAGTGAATAA
- a CDS encoding ThuA domain-containing protein, whose amino-acid sequence MKRITLFYLAFILSISGFSQSKNVLIFSKTKGYRHGSIPIGNKAIEKLGQANGFQTSFSENSEDFNDANLKKYDAVIFNCTTGDILDNAQQAAFERYIQAGGGYVGIHAAADCEYNWPWYGELMGAFFASHPHNSNIREASILVTDKKHISTAHLPDKWTRTDEWYNYRSFYHDLHPLMYLDEHTYTGGTNGGKHAIAWYHEYDGGKAFYTGGGHNEKSYDEPDFLKHLLGGIEYAMDHVPLNYSKAYAKTLPEENRFEKTVLVNDLNNPMELAISKKGKIYFTELSGKLSVYNTKNDTYKLIHRFPLILKGGTGLIGITLDPKFEENRWAYVYYTPLENIESDTVMFHLSRFKIYENDSIDLASEQRFLHVPVHAISGAHHGGSLAFDSKGVLVLSTGDGTTPFPSDGFAPIDERPGKALEDAQRGTANTFDYKGKILKIIPKPDGSYDVPEGNLFPKGKEKTLPEIFAMGVRNPYRIAINPKTNTVYWGEIGPDAGADTDRGPRGYDEFNQGKEAGFYGWPYFIGNTFAYSDWDFETGKPRGKYNPNKPENDSPNNTGLRFLPKPKPAMIYYPYALSDKFPELGLGGRSAMAGQFYTFDPKNSNPRKFPEYYDGGLFVFEWMRNWMRVLRFDEQENYLRSEAFMPTIGDFRRPIDLAFGEDGVMYALEYGSVYGADNVDARLVKIEYNPFNRAPEVQARIIDKEAQEKLDKESFTTAERHSPLPAIKYTAGAVPFEVEMQARAKDLDFDDKASYSWSINGQAQKGGQFSFVHTFDKPGHYVIVAKATDKAGASSTDTLVVEAGNAPPNLEIESAHNRSFYWDEDQFPYQVKVQDAEDKKVDNAAIKTVYNYNPQPLAPSPDISGGAEIKNNLEAGSLGKTLIAKSDCKACHTLDQKSVGPSFTAIAARYHDDGRAAGKLAQKIIDGGGGNWGTEHVMSAHPQLSSQDATEMASYILSIADPNLQFKPISSKGQLKLEAHKAYNSRGYYTVKSEYTDKGAQSAPKQTGEQTLKLRFHDLRAMDADSHPGFVFDWGELHEGDYKAYLIYRNIDLTGIKSIGMEFASKEHSGHIEIRKNSIGGPIIGRIDFSPTGAWNKYKWSEGQIQAGESGFSNLYFVVQKEAAPYEKLVKPKTFRFNK is encoded by the coding sequence ATGAAAAGAATAACCCTATTTTACCTTGCCTTTATCCTATCGATATCGGGATTTTCACAATCGAAAAACGTGCTTATTTTTTCCAAAACCAAAGGCTACCGCCACGGCAGTATCCCCATTGGAAACAAAGCCATTGAGAAACTTGGACAAGCGAACGGCTTCCAAACAAGCTTCTCCGAAAACTCTGAAGATTTCAACGATGCGAACTTAAAAAAATACGACGCCGTAATCTTCAATTGCACTACGGGCGACATCTTGGACAATGCCCAGCAAGCTGCATTTGAACGTTACATTCAAGCGGGCGGCGGTTATGTCGGGATTCATGCCGCAGCCGACTGCGAATACAATTGGCCTTGGTATGGCGAATTGATGGGAGCCTTTTTTGCCAGCCATCCGCATAATTCAAACATCCGCGAGGCTTCCATTTTGGTGACAGACAAAAAGCACATATCGACTGCTCATCTACCCGATAAATGGACAAGAACGGACGAATGGTACAATTACCGCTCTTTCTACCATGACCTGCATCCGCTGATGTACCTCGACGAACATACCTATACGGGAGGGACAAACGGCGGCAAACATGCCATTGCCTGGTATCATGAATACGATGGCGGGAAAGCCTTTTACACGGGTGGCGGCCACAATGAAAAGAGCTACGACGAGCCCGATTTTCTAAAACATTTGCTTGGCGGGATAGAATACGCAATGGATCACGTCCCTCTAAATTATTCAAAAGCTTACGCAAAGACACTGCCCGAAGAAAACCGTTTCGAAAAAACCGTATTGGTCAACGATTTGAACAACCCAATGGAATTGGCGATTTCGAAAAAAGGAAAAATCTATTTCACCGAACTGTCGGGCAAACTGTCGGTTTACAACACCAAAAACGATACATACAAACTCATCCATCGTTTCCCATTAATCCTAAAGGGAGGCACAGGCCTGATCGGCATTACTCTGGATCCCAAATTCGAAGAAAATCGCTGGGCTTATGTCTATTACACGCCCCTCGAAAATATAGAATCGGACACCGTGATGTTCCACCTTTCAAGATTTAAAATTTACGAAAACGATTCTATCGATCTCGCTTCAGAGCAACGTTTCCTCCATGTGCCCGTGCACGCCATTAGTGGGGCTCACCATGGCGGCTCGCTCGCTTTCGACAGCAAGGGCGTTTTGGTTTTGTCCACGGGCGATGGCACCACACCTTTCCCTTCCGATGGCTTTGCTCCAATAGATGAACGCCCCGGGAAAGCCTTGGAAGACGCCCAAAGAGGCACAGCCAATACTTTTGATTATAAAGGCAAGATATTGAAGATTATCCCCAAACCCGACGGCAGCTACGACGTTCCGGAAGGGAATTTATTTCCAAAAGGAAAAGAAAAAACACTGCCCGAAATATTTGCCATGGGCGTACGAAACCCATACCGCATTGCCATCAATCCAAAAACCAATACGGTTTACTGGGGTGAGATCGGCCCCGATGCCGGAGCCGATACCGACCGCGGCCCCAGAGGATACGATGAATTCAACCAAGGGAAAGAGGCCGGCTTCTACGGCTGGCCCTATTTCATTGGCAACACTTTCGCTTATTCCGATTGGGATTTCGAGACGGGCAAACCCAGAGGAAAATACAACCCAAACAAACCGGAAAACGATTCTCCGAACAATACTGGCCTTCGCTTTTTGCCGAAACCCAAGCCTGCCATGATCTATTATCCCTATGCTCTTTCGGATAAATTTCCGGAACTGGGATTGGGCGGACGCTCAGCCATGGCCGGTCAATTCTATACTTTCGATCCGAAAAACTCCAATCCACGAAAATTCCCTGAATATTACGACGGCGGTCTTTTCGTATTCGAATGGATGCGAAATTGGATGCGTGTTCTTCGCTTTGATGAGCAAGAAAATTATTTACGCAGTGAGGCCTTTATGCCCACAATTGGTGACTTCAGAAGACCCATTGACCTCGCTTTTGGAGAAGACGGCGTAATGTATGCTTTGGAGTACGGTTCGGTTTACGGAGCAGACAACGTAGATGCCCGACTTGTAAAAATCGAGTACAACCCATTCAACAGGGCTCCAGAGGTTCAGGCTCGCATAATAGACAAAGAAGCCCAGGAAAAACTTGACAAAGAAAGCTTTACCACAGCCGAACGCCACAGTCCGCTTCCGGCCATTAAATACACAGCCGGAGCTGTGCCCTTTGAAGTGGAAATGCAAGCCCGAGCCAAAGATTTGGACTTTGACGACAAAGCAAGCTACTCATGGTCTATCAATGGCCAAGCACAAAAAGGTGGACAATTCAGCTTTGTTCACACTTTTGATAAACCCGGGCATTATGTAATTGTGGCCAAAGCCACCGACAAAGCTGGTGCCAGCAGCACAGACACACTAGTGGTTGAGGCCGGAAATGCCCCACCGAATCTGGAAATCGAAAGTGCCCATAACCGTTCTTTCTATTGGGACGAAGACCAATTCCCTTATCAAGTGAAAGTGCAAGACGCCGAAGATAAAAAAGTGGACAACGCGGCCATTAAAACAGTTTACAATTACAATCCGCAGCCGCTGGCACCTTCACCAGACATTTCGGGTGGAGCCGAAATCAAAAACAATTTGGAGGCCGGCTCTCTGGGCAAAACTTTGATCGCAAAGAGCGATTGCAAAGCCTGCCACACATTGGATCAAAAATCTGTAGGACCCTCTTTTACGGCCATTGCTGCCCGCTACCACGACGACGGAAGAGCGGCTGGGAAACTTGCACAGAAAATTATCGATGGCGGCGGCGGAAACTGGGGAACCGAGCACGTAATGAGTGCCCACCCTCAGCTATCGAGCCAAGATGCCACCGAAATGGCCAGCTATATTCTTTCTATTGCTGATCCCAACCTTCAATTCAAACCCATTTCTTCGAAGGGGCAATTGAAATTGGAAGCCCACAAAGCTTACAACTCAAGAGGCTATTATACTGTAAAAAGCGAATACACGGATAAAGGAGCACAGTCTGCACCAAAGCAAACTGGCGAACAAACCTTAAAACTTCGATTCCATGACCTTCGTGCAATGGACGCCGATTCGCACCCAGGTTTTGTCTTTGATTGGGGGGAGTTGCACGAAGGCGACTACAAAGCCTATCTGATCTATCGGAATATCGACCTTACAGGAATCAAAAGCATTGGAATGGAATTCGCCTCGAAAGAGCACAGCGGACACATCGAAATCCGGAAAAACTCCATTGGTGGCCCGATTATCGGACGTATAGATTTCTCACCAACGGGAGCTTGGAACAAATACAAATGGTCTGAAGGGCAAATTCAAGCCGGCGAAAGCGGCTTCAGTAATTTGTATTTCGTGGTGCAAAAAGAGGCCGCACCTTATGAAAAACTGGTAAAGCCCAAGACCTTCCGATTCAACAAATAA
- the aroC gene encoding chorismate synthase, whose product MGSTYGKIFNISTFGESHGKAIGVVIDGCPAGVDFDEAFIQSELDKRKPGQSRITTQRKEGDSFQVLSGVFEGKTTGTPLALVIFNEDQRSKDYSHIADKYRPSHADYTYDVKYGIRDYRGGGRSSARETAARVAAGAVAKLVLQNIGVEIKAYVKQVGRLKLEKDYAALNLDLRFENAVRCPDPEMAQKMFDYIDDIRKQGDSIGGVISCVATGVPAGWGEPAFDKLHAEMGKAMLSINAVKGFEYGSGFDGTALLGSEHNDPFTLEEGKVKTKSNHAGGILGGISSGEDIYFNVAFKPTATIMRDQESVNSSGESVVVSGKGRHDPCVLPRAVPIVEAMTALVLVDFYLRSRADKL is encoded by the coding sequence ATGGGAAGTACTTACGGAAAAATATTCAATATATCGACCTTTGGCGAATCGCACGGAAAGGCCATTGGCGTGGTTATAGACGGCTGTCCTGCAGGTGTCGATTTCGACGAAGCCTTCATCCAATCGGAACTTGATAAACGCAAACCAGGCCAATCGAGAATCACCACACAAAGGAAAGAGGGCGATTCTTTTCAGGTACTTTCGGGTGTATTTGAAGGGAAAACCACAGGTACTCCCCTTGCTCTTGTCATCTTCAATGAAGATCAACGCAGCAAAGATTACAGCCACATTGCCGACAAATACCGCCCTTCGCATGCGGACTATACCTACGATGTAAAATACGGCATTCGTGATTACCGCGGTGGCGGACGCAGCTCGGCCCGTGAAACCGCCGCAAGAGTTGCCGCTGGAGCAGTAGCCAAGCTTGTGCTGCAAAACATTGGCGTTGAAATAAAAGCGTACGTGAAACAAGTAGGCCGCCTAAAGCTCGAAAAGGATTATGCCGCACTAAATCTCGACCTCCGTTTTGAAAATGCGGTGCGGTGCCCAGATCCTGAAATGGCTCAAAAAATGTTCGATTACATTGACGACATTCGAAAACAAGGCGATTCGATTGGCGGTGTGATTTCGTGTGTGGCCACTGGTGTGCCTGCCGGCTGGGGCGAACCCGCGTTCGACAAATTGCATGCCGAAATGGGGAAAGCCATGTTGAGCATCAATGCCGTAAAGGGCTTTGAATACGGCAGTGGATTTGACGGCACCGCACTACTCGGCTCTGAACACAACGACCCATTTACACTAGAGGAAGGAAAGGTAAAAACAAAAAGCAATCATGCGGGTGGAATCTTGGGCGGAATCAGCAGCGGGGAAGACATCTATTTCAATGTAGCCTTTAAACCCACCGCCACCATTATGCGTGACCAAGAAAGTGTAAACAGCAGCGGCGAATCGGTTGTGGTTTCGGGCAAAGGACGCCACGACCCCTGTGTACTCCCCCGTGCCGTACCTATTGTTGAAGCCATGACGGCATTGGTACTGGTCGATTTTTACCTAAGAAGCCGAGCAGACAAACTATAA
- a CDS encoding GNAT family N-acetyltransferase, which produces MNENATIPVLRKAERIDFAQVYALLCELENEHLPEDPFKANFLENLESNDWLMYIVQWADQSVGFCSLHFKRSLHHAAEIAELEELIINSNQRSLGIGKKVIDELIEICKQRNVHQLELSTNKTRERAKQFYLLNGFAESHFKMVQSF; this is translated from the coding sequence ATGAACGAAAACGCGACCATTCCGGTACTCCGCAAAGCAGAACGCATAGATTTTGCTCAAGTGTACGCTTTACTCTGCGAACTGGAAAACGAGCACCTTCCCGAAGACCCCTTCAAAGCCAACTTTCTCGAAAATCTGGAATCAAACGATTGGCTGATGTACATTGTGCAATGGGCCGATCAAAGTGTAGGATTCTGCAGCCTGCATTTCAAACGTTCGCTGCACCATGCCGCCGAAATTGCCGAACTGGAAGAGTTGATTATCAATTCGAACCAAAGAAGCCTAGGAATCGGCAAGAAAGTGATTGACGAACTCATAGAAATATGCAAACAGCGAAATGTCCATCAACTGGAACTGAGCACCAACAAAACCCGTGAAAGGGCCAAACAATTCTACCTGCTCAATGGCTTTGCCGAAAGCCATTTCAAAATGGTTCAATCCTTCTAG
- a CDS encoding YcxB family protein, with the protein MIVRTKKFALDKKKYVKMAFSRRIKQSWYWLLIPLAVMLLGPILHFTGVYKNWWILILGFVGGLLYLAFWYAQFYAATQMEQNAQMFEKFAYEIDSRQILVKINKREGGVIKWDTISNAEKTEKDGFLLHISRGQFLHFPLNVFNSENDIRLFESILKRKSLL; encoded by the coding sequence ATGATTGTCAGAACCAAAAAATTTGCACTCGATAAAAAGAAATATGTCAAAATGGCTTTCAGCCGCCGAATCAAACAAAGTTGGTATTGGTTGTTGATTCCATTGGCTGTCATGCTTTTGGGACCTATTTTGCATTTCACCGGCGTGTACAAAAATTGGTGGATCCTGATCTTGGGCTTTGTGGGTGGCCTACTCTATTTGGCTTTTTGGTATGCTCAGTTTTATGCGGCCACGCAGATGGAACAGAATGCCCAAATGTTCGAAAAGTTTGCCTACGAAATCGACAGCCGTCAAATTTTGGTTAAAATAAACAAACGTGAGGGCGGAGTGATCAAATGGGACACCATCAGCAATGCGGAAAAAACTGAAAAAGATGGTTTCTTGTTGCATATTTCTCGCGGACAATTCCTTCATTTCCCGCTCAATGTGTTCAACAGCGAAAACGATATCCGCCTTTTCGAAAGCATTTTGAAAAGAAAATCACTTTTGTAA
- a CDS encoding WD40/YVTN/BNR-like repeat-containing protein, whose translation MNKTTKLLAILGFLISPTLLPAQWKIMKLDSDASFRSIDVYKKNNIWAGGSAGTVIHSSDKGKSWTVQTVGDQTLDFRGIAVLDGKTVVAVSAGLAEEGAAKVFRTTDAGKNWELVFETEERGVFLDGVHFTDKRHGFIIGDPLNGSPYVLETFDAGEHWARMYPTRFPKVEEGEASFAASNSNMESVGKKVWYAFQSRMLISEDEGESWRLVETRFPSGPTSGIFGLYFWNKNEGVLLGGDYKDDQAEQMNVGRTTDRGTNWQIASAEPHGLKESACRWRHYLVAVGPSGTSISYNLGKSWHASNEQKAFHAIDNAGKWCFAIGSKGTVGKAKVKKLLPPFY comes from the coding sequence ATGAACAAAACAACTAAATTACTCGCAATTTTAGGCTTTCTCATTTCTCCAACCTTGTTGCCTGCACAATGGAAAATCATGAAACTGGACTCGGACGCAAGTTTTCGGTCAATTGATGTGTACAAAAAAAACAACATCTGGGCGGGTGGTTCTGCCGGCACCGTGATCCATTCATCCGATAAAGGCAAAAGCTGGACGGTCCAAACAGTAGGCGATCAAACTTTGGATTTTCGCGGCATTGCCGTTTTGGATGGAAAAACAGTGGTGGCCGTGAGTGCGGGTTTGGCAGAGGAAGGAGCGGCTAAAGTGTTCAGGACTACCGATGCAGGTAAAAATTGGGAGCTTGTTTTCGAAACGGAAGAAAGGGGCGTGTTTTTAGATGGCGTTCATTTTACCGATAAAAGACATGGTTTTATCATTGGCGACCCTTTGAACGGTAGCCCCTATGTGCTCGAAACTTTCGATGCGGGCGAACATTGGGCAAGAATGTATCCTACGCGGTTTCCCAAGGTGGAAGAAGGCGAGGCTTCTTTTGCGGCCTCGAACAGCAACATGGAGAGCGTAGGAAAGAAAGTGTGGTATGCTTTTCAAAGCAGAATGCTGATTTCGGAAGATGAAGGCGAGAGCTGGAGATTGGTAGAAACGCGGTTTCCCAGTGGGCCAACAAGCGGTATTTTCGGCCTTTATTTTTGGAACAAAAACGAAGGTGTCTTACTCGGAGGGGATTACAAAGACGACCAAGCCGAGCAGATGAATGTTGGACGCACGACGGACAGGGGCACGAACTGGCAAATTGCAAGTGCCGAACCTCATGGCTTGAAAGAGTCGGCCTGCAGATGGCGACATTACCTTGTGGCCGTAGGCCCTTCGGGTACATCGATATCGTATAATTTAGGGAAGTCTTGGCATGCGTCGAATGAGCAGAAAGCTTTTCATGCGATAGACAATGCGGGCAAATGGTGTTTTGCGATTGGAAGTAAAGGAACTGTAGGAAAGGCGAAAGTGAAGAAACTGCTTCCGCCTTTCTATTGA